The following are encoded in a window of Castanea sativa cultivar Marrone di Chiusa Pesio chromosome 5, ASM4071231v1 genomic DNA:
- the LOC142634718 gene encoding LOW QUALITY PROTEIN: protein NO VEIN-like (The sequence of the model RefSeq protein was modified relative to this genomic sequence to represent the inferred CDS: inserted 2 bases in 2 codons; substituted 1 base at 1 genomic stop codon), with protein MSPWPSRTEARRFYLTVGVTFRTILLVFERMLQFYNVKAXRRKKIKLMFSSFPFVGLLNVAVSSIKSGMWDSIYDTFLAISQQELTNSHMQNQSDYEIIDVEPSVKDAPVITEHSVELTHSVSVEDIIGKAAMYFENDNGIHSRGKSVLEKRIXILRELYNCEFWLAEQFCVKTFKSLGFGEFLMFLGKHASLLPDEIHKFLTGDICEKSPLEVCMLQHQLFVLVSQALNGCVGEKKIATKQMISSLLRRQFPLISFKISENGSVSDFLDILGKHKNNVISKGVLFSITLFEMCNVGDSTAHNGSESLETTKVRIDISQKGALESLTSMDAVEALLRAPLMSDLNTWAHWDLVFAPSLGPLVPWLLNEVNTKELLCLVTKDGKVMRIDHLATVDSFLEAALQGSPFQTAVQLLSLFSLVGGEKYVPLSLLKCHARRAFEVILKNSLESGEVNDNRNSLVQGNTSYMQKIVDEADTHAGSFSSELHKSLCNMNKEVPVVSRFFLDCLGYLPTEFCGFAADVMLYGMRSVIKDANSAILCECNQREERVMLHEVGLSLGIVEWIDDYHAFCSADATNFFPFGASCLEAAGPEKSIGLKNMQDFSSKSSTSKVKLDVPLVADGQIEEHTGVCQSINGALVFDDRISSGCLQRLAELNEDKNAALVIESIRRDEFGLDPSLSNTEISMLKKQHARLGRALHCLSQELYSQDSHFLLELVRSSSLFKNADDNIYLENVEPTLTFILQDSGIIVLNNEQGFSAQNIRALCDVGNSTKKGSNAGYIGKKGIGFKSVFRVTDAPEIHSNGFHVKFDISEGQIGFVLPTIVLPCDIDLFSRLASSDTDHLDDQCWNTCIVLPFRSRFLDSTVVNSIITMFSDLHPSLLLFLHRLKCIKFRNLLNDSLIVMRKEIVGNGIIRVSHGKEKMTWFVASKKLWTDVIRRDVQMTEISIALTLQESIDGDYTPLLDQWPVFAFLPLRTYGLKFILQGDFVLPSSREEVDGDSPWNQWLLSEFPSLFVDAERSFCALPCFRENPGKAVSAFMSFVPLVGEVHGFFSSLPRLIISKLRMTNCLLLEGGNDRWAPPCKVLRGWNEQARILLPDSMLSEHLGLGFLDRNIQISDSLARALGIEEYGPKILLQFIRSLSHVENGINSIGPYWLSSWLNALYTMSFHSSRQTLFNSDAEIDLTENLKKIPFIPLSDGTYSSVNEGTIWLQSDALSAGFDGRHGLEAFPNLFAKLRTVNPALLSASTVDTSCLDVSLVGNLTNLLHRIGVQWLSAHEIVKVHILPAVSDDRITNRDKNLMTEYVCFVMIHLQSSCPDCHVEREYIISQLRNKAFILTNQGFQRLVEVPIHFSKEYGNPVNVNMLINVVDMKWHEVDSTYLRHPVTESLSCGLEKWREFFQELGVVDFVQINQVDKTVSDISHIIFKDLMWERDLISPESIAKDWESHELVHLISVLSKNCMQQSCIYLLEIFDTLWDSCFSDKVVGYCNINSGGDSKPFKSSFMSSISDVQWVVSGMDDELHYPKDLFYDCEAVRSILGASAPYAVPKVRNGKLVSDIGFKVKVTMDDILEILKVWRSSQRPFKASISQMSNLYTFIWKEMATSRHKITEELHSGSCVFVPYASDSSPEDVVPGMFLSPEEICWHDPTGCLDQIKEINPQCSLTEVTHCPLKKTLSNIYPGLRDFFIDGCGVHETPPLSSYLQILLQLSTVTLPSQAANAVFQVFLKWSDGLKSGLLSPEDIIYLKEYLMKLNCAVLPTEYDKWISLHPSFGLVCWSDNLKLWKQFKHFDKIEFLYFGKLSEDEKQILQTKVSVLMQTIGIPAVVTRKAIYDGLVDSSFXRYFCSVHPDKYVKLKQSGFDLLNRLQVVVVEKLYYRNVIKSCGDSCASKKRIECSCLLQFTMPDILIIIYHGGPLKNPNANKGLPFEGPV; from the exons ATGTCTCCTTGGCCAAGCAGAACAGAGGCCAGAAGGTTTTATCTAACAGTAGGGGTTACATTCCGGACGATTCTACTG GTTTTCGAGAGGATGCTTCAGTTTTATAACGTAAAAGCTTGACGGAGGAAGAAAATCAAATTGATGTTTTCATCATTTCCATTTGTTGGATTACTAAATGTTGCT GTATCATCTATCAAATCTGGAATGTGGGACAGCATTTACGATACCTTCCTAGCAATTAGTCAACAGGAATTAACTAACTCACATATGCAAAATCAATCTGACTATGAGATCATAGATGTTGAACCAAGTGTTAAGGATGCACCAGTCATCACTGAGCATAGTGTTGAGCTTACACACA GTGTATCTGTTGAAGACATTATCGGGAAAGCTGCAATGTATTTTGAGAATGACAACGGAATCCATAGTCGTGGTAAATCAGTTCTAGAAAAGAGAA ACATCTTAAGGGAGCTCTATAATTGTGAGTTTTGGCTAGCAGAGCAATTTTGCGTCAAGACATTTAAGTCACTTGGTTTTGGGGAGTTTTTAATGTTCCTAGGAAAACATGCCTCCCTCCTACCTGATGAAATACACAAGTTCTTAACAGGTGACATATGTGAAAAGTCCCCTTTGGAGGTTTGCATGCTTCAGCATCAATTGTTTGTTTTAGTATCACAAGCTCTCAATGGCTGCGTAGGGGAGAAAAAAATAGCAACCAAGCAAATGATTTCTTCATTGCTTAGGAGGCAATTCCCATTGATCAGTTTCAAAATTTCGGAAAATGGTTCTGTGTCGGACTTCCTAGATATTTTGGGGAAGCATAAGAATAATGTAATTTCTAAAGGAGTCCTATTTTCTATAACATTATTTGAAATGTGTAATGTTGGAGACTCAACAGCCCATAATGGAAGTGAATCATTGGAAACCACGAAGGTGAGAATCGACATCAGCCAGAAAGGAGCCTTGGAATCTCTTACATCCATGGATGCAGTTGAGGCCTTACTTAGGGCACCGCTGATGTCTGATCTAAACACATGGGCACATTGGGACCTGGTATTTGCTCCCTCACTTGGTCCTCTTGTGCCATGGTTGTTGAATGAAGTCAACACGAAAGAATTATTGTGTTTAGTGACAAAAGATGGCAAGGTCATGCGCATTGATCATTTGGCTACTGTGGACTCATTCTTGGAAGCTGCACTTCAAGGATCTCCTTTTCAAACAGCTGTGCAGCTGTTATCTTTGTTCTCATTAGTTGGGGGAGAAAAATATGTTCCCTTGTCCCTTTTAAAATGTCATGCACGTCGTGCATTTGAAGTCATTTTGAAGAATTCCCTTGAGAGTGGAGAAGTAAACGACAATCGGAACTCTCTCGTGCAAGGAAACACTTCATATATGCAGAAAATAGTTGATGAGGCTGATACTCATGCTGGAAGTTTTAGTAGTGAGTTACACAAAAGTTTATGCAATATGAATAAAGAAGTGCCTGTTGTATCAAGATTTTTCCTTGATTGTCTTGGCTATTTACCCACAGAGTTTTGTGGTTTTGCTGCTGATGTTATGCTTTATGGAATGCGATCTGTCATCAAAGATGCTAATTCAGCCATTTTGTGTGAGTGCAACCAAAGGGAAGAGCGTGTCATGCTTCATGAAGTTGGATTGTCTCTTGGTATAGTGGAGTGGATTGATGATTACCATGCATTTTGTTCTGCTGATGCTACTAATTTTTTCCCATTTGGAGCTTCATgcttggaagctgctggacctGAGAAAAGCATTGGCCTTAAGAATATGCAAGATTTCTCAAGTAAGTCTTCCACTTCCAAAGTAAAATTGGATGTACCTCTTGTGGCAGATGGGCAGATTGAAGAACATACTGGAGTTTGTCAATCAATCAATGGGGCATTAGTTTTTGATGATAGAATTAGCAGTGGTTGCTTGCAACGTTTAGCTGAACTTAATGAAGATAAGAATGCAGCCCTGGTCATTGAATCTATCAGGCGGGACGAATTTGGCCTTGATCCAAGTCTTTCAAACACTGAAATTAGCATGTTGAAGAAGCAGCATGCTCGCCTAGGGAGAGCACTTCATTGTCTCTCACAAGAATTATATTCTCAGGATTCACATTTTCTTCTTGAGCTGGTAAGATCATCTTCTTT GTTCAAAAATGCTGATGATAATATTTATCTGGAAAATGTGGAACCAACTCTGACATTCATTCTTCAAGACTCTGGCATTATTGTCCTAAATAATGAGCAAGGCTTTTCAGCTCAAAACATCAGAGCactttgtgatgttggaaattcaACAAAGAAAGGATCTAATGCTGGGTATATAGGGAAGAAGGGCATCGGTTTCAAATCGGTCTTCCGG GTTACAGATGCTCCAGAGATTCATTCTAATGGGTTTCATGTCAAATTTGATATAAGTGAGGGTCagattggttttgttttgcctaCAATAGTACTGCCTTGTGATATTGACTTGTTCAGTAGGCTGGCATCTAGTGACACTGATCATTTAGATGATCAGTGCTGGAACACTTGCATTGTACTTCCTTTCAGATCAAGATTTTTGGACAGTACTGTCGTGAACAGCATTATCACCATGTTTTCAGATCTTCACCCATCTTTATTGCTTTTTCTTCACCGGCTTAAGTGCATTAAGTTTAGAAACTTGCTCAATGATTCACTTATTGTGATGAGAAAAGAAATTGTGGGAAATGGCATCATAAGGGTTTCACatggaaaagagaaaatgacatGGTTTGTAGCGTCGAAGAAGTTGTGGACAGATGTCATTCGTCGTGATGTGCAAATGACAGAGATCTCTATAGCATTAACATTGCAGGAATCAATTGACGGGGATTACACTCCACTTCTAGACCAGTGGCCTGTTTTTGCATTTCTTCCTTTAAGGACTTATGGTCTGAAATTTATTCTTCAAGGTGATTTTGTTCTTCCATCATCTAGAGAGGAAGTGGATGGAGATAGTCCCTGGAATCAGTGGTTATTGTCTGAGTTTCCTAGTTTGTTTGTTGATGCTGAGAGATCCTTTTGCGCTCTTCCGTGTTTTAGAGAGAATCCCGGAAAGGCTGTATCTGCTTTCATGAGCTTTGTTCCGCTTGTTGGGGAAGTTCATGGCTTCTTTTCAAGTCTTCCCCGGTTGATTATTTCAAAATTACGTATGACAAACTGCTTACTTCTGGAAGGAGGAAACGACAGATGGGCTCCTCCTTGCAAGGTTCTAAGAGGTTGGAATGAACAGGCTCGCATTCTTCTTCCTGATAGTATGCTTAGTGAGCACCTTGGCCTTGGATTCTTGGATAGAAATATACAAATTTCTGATTCATTAGCAAGGGCACTGGGTATTGAGGAATATGGTCCTAAAATTCTACTACAATTTATACGCTCTCTGAGTCATGTGGAGAATGGCATCAACTCCATAGGCCCGTATTGGTTGTCTTCTTGGCTAAATGCACTTTATACAATGTCATTCCATTCATCTAGACAAACTTTGTTTAATTCTGATGCAGAAATTGATCTGACAGAGAACCTTAAAAAAATACCATTTATTCCTCTTTCAGATGGTACGTACAGTTCAGTGAATGAAGGTACAATCTGGTTACAATCTGATGCTTTAAGCGCAGGGTTTGATGGCAGGCATGGACTTGAAGCTTTCCCAAATTTATTTGCTAAACTTCGAACTGTGAATCCTGCCCTCCTTTCTGCATCAACTGTTGATACTTCATGCTTGGATGTGAGTCTAGTAGGCAATCTGACCAACTTGCTCCATAGAATTGGTGTCCAGTGGTTGTCTGCTCATGAAATTGTGAAGGTGCACATCTTGCCAGCTGTATCTGATGACAGAATCACAAATAGGGACAAGAATTTGATGACAGAGTATGTTTGCTTTGTAATGATCCACCTACAGTCTAGCTGCCCTGATTGTCATGTTGAAAGGGAGTACATAATCTCCCAATTACGAAATAAAGCTTTCATTTTAACAAATCAGGGCTTTCAACGACTTGTTGAGGTGCCAATTCATTTTAGTAAAGAATATGGAAATCCAGTCAATGTGAATATGTTGATTAATGTTGTAGATATGAAATGGCATGAAGTTGACAGCACTTATTTGAGGCATCCAGTTACTGAATCACTCTCATGTGGACTGGAAAAATGGAGGGAATTTTTCCAGGAATTAGGTGTTGTGGATTTTGTGCAAATTAATCAAGTTGATAAGACTGTTTCTGACATATCTCATATCATTTTTAAGGATCTCATGTGGGAAAGAGATCTGATTTCCCCTGAATCAATTGCCAAAGACTGGGAATCTCATGAATTGGTCCACTTAATATCTGTATTGTCCAAAAATTGCATGCAGCAAAGTTGTATATATCTGTTAGAGATTTTTGATACACTATGGGATAGTTGTTTTAGTGACAAAGTGGTGGGTTACTGCAATATTAACTCTGGCGGAGATAGCAAACCCTTCAAGTCCTCTTTTATGAGCAGCATTAGTGATGTCCAGTGGGTAGTATCTGGCATGGATGATGAGCTTCACTATCCCAAAGATTTGTTTTACGATTGTGAAGCAGTACGCTCAATTCTTGGTGCTTCTGCTCCATATGCTGTTCCGAAG gTACGAAACGGGAAGCTAGTTAGTGATATTGGGTTTAAGGTTAAAGTTACAATGGATGACATTTTGGAAATTCTGAAAGTGTGGAGAAGTTCTCAGAGACCTTTTAAGGCCAG CATATCACAAATGTCAAACTTGTACACATTCATCTGGAAAGAAATGGCTACTTCAAGGCACAAAATCACTGAGGAATTACATTCTGGATCTTGTGTATTTGTTCCCTATGCGTCTGATTCTAGTCCTGAGGATGTGGTACCTGGAATGTTTTTGTCTCCTGAAGAAATATGTTGGCATGATCCAACTGGTTGTCTAGACCAAATTAAGGAAATAAATCCTCAGTGCAGTTTGACAGAAGTGACTCATTGCCCCTTAAAAAAGACACTGAGCAATATATATCCAGGCCTTCGTGACTTTTTCATTGACGGCTGCGGAGTACATGAGACCCCTCCTCTCAGTAGCTACCTACAAATTTTGCTCCAGCTTTCGACTGTTACTTTGCCTTCACAAGCAGCTAATGCA GTTTTCCAAGTGTTTCTCAAGTGGAGTGATGGTTTGAAATCTGGACTCCTGAGTCCTGAAGATATCATTTACTTGAAAGAGTATCTTATGAAATTAAACTGTGCTGTACTTCCAACTGAATATGATAAGTGGATTTCCCTACACCCTTCCTTTGGCCTTGTGTGCTGGTCTGATAATTTGAAGTTATGGAAACAATTTAAGCATTTCGATAAGATTGA